A stretch of the uncultured Cohaesibacter sp. genome encodes the following:
- a CDS encoding bifunctional acetate--CoA ligase family protein/GNAT family N-acetyltransferase, with translation MSSYNLDVFFRPRNVTVIGASARENSIGNAIVRNLLAGKFKDKLTLINPKGGQIEGLDVLTSLDAMEGKPDLAVVAVAAPRVPDVIETLGQKGCRGAIVIATESRESDQPIAQTVAKIAKNYGMRIVGPNCVGILAPRSELNASFCHLPGLKGDLALISQSGAIVNSVVDWATRKHIGFSGVVSLGEKSDVDFGDLMDHFAMDPYTRAILLYVESIQDARKFMSSARAAARAKPVVVMKSGRHTEGVSATAWRNNRLPSEDAVYQAAFDRAGLLRVHDLDEFFDAVETLTHVRKLRGANLTIICNGTGLTALAADDLVDHTGSLTELDDEVVAKLDDVMPAKWSRANPINILGTAGPDAYRQSLEILMEDKNSHAILIMHCPTALNDPVAMAQAVIDLLAERKKNGKRRLPVFTCWLGGGEKVWTMFEDADIPHYATPADAMRGYSYVIKYMQAQEQLMRMPPAFDDSQPNLDVARKVIGGALARGTDRLNAVEVSTLLEAYDLPIAAAIPATSAEEAQQLSIPMIARHGAVVIKIDSPDVKYKSDIGGVVLNLVTPESVGAATEAVMQRARDAYPDGQINGVTLHPMIRRPHAVELTAGMHVDAIFGPVMMFGRGGTAVEVIQDKALELPPLDLLSATRMIERTRVNRRLAGYRDTAPCDREELASILVKLSRMVADLPQISGIDLNPLLADSEGYVVTDASVHVAPSSVGIHPHKRFAVKPYPKEWEQVKELKDGRSAVIRPMRPEDESLFPGFFDRVTDDDLRLRFFTAARTINHAFIARLTQIDYARSMAFIAIDQATGEMLGAVRLMGDADHNKGEYAVMVRSDLKGLGLGWKLMKLILLYAEKDGFSQVEGEVLRSNRTMREMCEALGFKTKMDPDDPDLVHMLFDVPNIGSKIDALPQ, from the coding sequence ATGAGCAGCTATAATCTCGACGTGTTTTTCAGACCTCGCAATGTCACAGTGATCGGCGCATCGGCGCGTGAGAACAGTATTGGCAATGCCATTGTGCGCAATCTTCTCGCCGGTAAATTCAAGGACAAACTGACCTTGATCAATCCCAAGGGCGGACAGATTGAAGGACTTGATGTCCTCACCTCCCTTGATGCGATGGAAGGCAAGCCGGATCTGGCGGTGGTGGCAGTTGCCGCGCCTCGTGTTCCCGATGTGATCGAGACGCTTGGCCAGAAAGGATGTCGCGGGGCGATTGTCATTGCTACGGAATCAAGAGAATCCGATCAGCCAATTGCCCAGACTGTTGCCAAGATTGCCAAAAACTACGGCATGCGGATTGTCGGGCCGAATTGTGTCGGCATCCTTGCACCCCGGTCGGAGTTGAATGCTTCCTTTTGTCATTTGCCGGGCCTGAAAGGCGATTTGGCACTGATCTCCCAGTCCGGTGCTATCGTCAACTCGGTGGTGGACTGGGCCACACGCAAGCATATTGGCTTTTCAGGCGTTGTGTCATTGGGGGAGAAGTCCGACGTGGATTTTGGTGACCTGATGGATCATTTTGCCATGGATCCCTACACCCGCGCCATTTTGCTTTATGTGGAATCCATTCAGGATGCCCGCAAATTCATGTCCTCAGCCAGAGCAGCGGCGCGCGCCAAGCCCGTTGTGGTGATGAAATCCGGCCGCCATACCGAAGGCGTCTCGGCGACGGCCTGGCGCAACAATCGGCTACCGAGCGAAGACGCGGTATATCAGGCTGCCTTTGATCGCGCAGGCCTGTTGCGGGTGCATGATCTGGATGAATTTTTCGATGCGGTGGAGACGCTCACCCATGTCCGCAAGCTGCGTGGGGCCAATCTGACCATCATTTGCAATGGCACCGGGCTGACCGCTTTGGCGGCTGACGATCTGGTCGATCATACGGGCTCCCTGACGGAGCTGGATGACGAGGTGGTTGCAAAGCTCGACGATGTGATGCCGGCAAAATGGTCGCGCGCCAATCCCATCAATATTCTGGGCACTGCCGGACCGGATGCCTACCGTCAGAGCCTTGAGATCCTGATGGAGGACAAAAACAGCCATGCCATTCTGATCATGCATTGCCCGACGGCCCTGAATGATCCGGTGGCGATGGCGCAAGCGGTCATCGACCTGTTGGCCGAGCGGAAGAAAAACGGCAAGCGGCGGCTTCCTGTCTTTACCTGTTGGCTCGGCGGCGGGGAGAAGGTCTGGACCATGTTTGAAGATGCCGATATTCCCCATTATGCCACTCCGGCTGACGCTATGCGCGGCTACAGCTATGTGATCAAATACATGCAGGCGCAAGAGCAACTGATGCGGATGCCGCCTGCCTTTGATGATAGCCAGCCTAATCTTGACGTGGCTCGCAAGGTGATTGGAGGCGCGTTGGCGCGTGGGACAGATCGGCTTAACGCTGTGGAAGTGTCCACTCTGCTTGAAGCCTATGACTTGCCCATTGCCGCTGCCATTCCGGCAACCAGCGCAGAGGAAGCGCAACAATTGTCGATTCCAATGATTGCACGCCATGGCGCGGTGGTGATCAAGATCGACAGCCCGGATGTCAAATACAAGTCCGACATTGGCGGCGTGGTGCTCAATCTTGTCACCCCGGAATCGGTGGGAGCGGCCACAGAGGCGGTGATGCAGCGCGCGCGCGACGCTTATCCGGACGGCCAGATCAACGGGGTCACCTTGCATCCGATGATCCGCCGACCTCATGCCGTCGAATTGACGGCAGGTATGCATGTGGATGCGATATTCGGTCCTGTCATGATGTTTGGACGCGGCGGGACTGCGGTCGAGGTGATTCAGGACAAAGCGTTGGAATTGCCGCCGCTTGACCTGCTGTCGGCGACGCGAATGATCGAGAGAACCCGCGTTAATCGCCGTCTGGCAGGATATCGCGATACGGCCCCCTGCGACAGGGAAGAGCTGGCCTCGATCCTCGTCAAGCTGAGCCGGATGGTGGCGGATCTTCCGCAGATTTCCGGCATTGATCTCAATCCGCTTCTGGCGGATAGCGAAGGCTATGTGGTCACAGACGCCAGTGTGCATGTGGCCCCATCAAGCGTGGGCATCCATCCGCACAAACGCTTTGCGGTCAAGCCTTATCCGAAGGAATGGGAACAGGTCAAAGAACTCAAGGATGGACGCAGTGCGGTGATCCGCCCCATGCGACCAGAAGATGAAAGCCTGTTTCCTGGCTTCTTTGATCGTGTGACCGATGATGATTTGCGGCTGCGTTTCTTTACCGCTGCCCGGACGATCAATCATGCCTTCATTGCCCGCCTGACCCAGATTGATTATGCCCGCTCCATGGCCTTCATCGCCATTGATCAGGCAACCGGCGAAATGCTCGGCGCGGTCCGTCTGATGGGGGATGCCGATCACAACAAGGGTGAATATGCGGTGATGGTCCGTTCGGATCTGAAAGGTCTGGGGCTTGGCTGGAAGCTGATGAAACTGATCCTGCTATATGCAGAAAAGGACGGGTTCAGTCAGGTCGAAGGCGAAGTATTGCGCTCCAACCGCACCATGCGCGAAATGTGTGAAGCCTTGGGCTTCAAGACCAAAATGGACCCGGACGATCCGGATCTCGTGCATATGCTGTTCGATGTACCCAATATTGGCAGCAAGATCGACGCTTTGCCGCAATAG
- a CDS encoding universal stress protein — MAIKEIICLLDIETDLTTAPIQIASELANKLDAHMTGVSPLIEPVVPALMVQPVPDQFISDARNRAQEKAQSALERFSEYSERSGNAFETRLMDLTPGGLDTFVNHTRMCDMLVVGQDNPDRPEPLRAELIEAALFDSGRPIMIVPYVGIEHFAAKKVMVAWDGSKTAARAIHTAMPILELADEVQVVMVEAQKLHLPGDPGADLAVYLSRHGVKVAVERIPAPASGVSDALLNHISDNQIDLVVMGGYGHSRVREFILGGATRGMLQSMTVPCIMSH, encoded by the coding sequence ATGGCCATCAAAGAAATCATCTGCCTTCTGGATATCGAAACCGATCTGACGACCGCTCCGATACAGATTGCGAGCGAGTTGGCCAATAAACTCGACGCCCATATGACCGGCGTTTCCCCGCTGATCGAACCAGTCGTTCCCGCCTTGATGGTGCAGCCCGTTCCGGATCAGTTCATTTCCGACGCGCGCAACCGCGCACAGGAAAAGGCCCAGTCCGCGCTGGAACGTTTCAGTGAATATAGCGAACGCTCTGGCAATGCCTTCGAAACGCGCCTGATGGATCTGACCCCCGGTGGTCTGGATACCTTCGTCAATCACACCCGCATGTGTGATATGCTGGTGGTGGGCCAGGACAATCCGGATCGGCCTGAACCTTTGCGCGCCGAATTGATCGAAGCTGCCTTGTTTGATTCCGGGCGTCCAATCATGATTGTGCCTTATGTCGGCATCGAGCATTTTGCCGCGAAGAAAGTCATGGTCGCATGGGACGGCTCGAAGACAGCGGCGCGTGCCATCCATACTGCCATGCCTATTCTTGAATTGGCGGACGAGGTTCAGGTGGTGATGGTCGAAGCCCAGAAACTGCATTTGCCGGGTGATCCGGGGGCGGATCTGGCGGTTTATCTGTCCCGTCACGGGGTGAAGGTTGCCGTGGAGAGAATCCCCGCTCCTGCTTCTGGCGTGTCAGATGCATTGCTCAATCATATCTCCGACAACCAGATCGATCTGGTTGTGATGGGTGGATATGGGCACAGCCGTGTGCGCGAATTCATTCTGGGCGGCGCCACCCGTGGCATGCTGCAGTCGATGACCGTGCCTTGCATCATGTCGCACTAG